In Trifolium pratense cultivar HEN17-A07 linkage group LG7, ARS_RC_1.1, whole genome shotgun sequence, a genomic segment contains:
- the LOC123896557 gene encoding uncharacterized protein LOC123896557 — translation MGLDDNAWCAYHRCRGHSTEKCFRLRDLIEELIKSGHLRKFIDDAAQGRVVVPKVPRQEPRDPPGPNREPPKGRISVNTIAGGFSGRGESSSARKRYVRRAISEIYLVSRPQPPNVPDLAFTAKDGLEVAPHDDDPLVIQVQILNCDVKRVLIDSGSSADIMYWEAFKAMQLAEEQLQPYSGTLVGFSGEQVDVMGYASLLTTFGEGSNAKTIKEGPPLTH, via the exons ATGGGGCTGGACGATAACGCCTGGTGCGCATATCACAGGTGTAGAGGTCACTCCACAGAAAAATGCTTCCGCTTAAGGGATTTAATCGAAGAACTAATAAAAAGCGGACACCTTCGAAAATTCATTGACGACGCCGCCCAAGGGCGGGTTGTCGTGCCAAAAGTTCCCCGGCAGGAGCCACGAGACCCTCCTGGGCCAAACAGAGAGCCTCCCAAGGGGAGAATCTCCGTGAATACAATAGCGGGAGGATTCTCAGGCAGGGGCgaatcaagctcagcaaggaaaagATATGTACGCCGAGCCATCTCGGAAATATACCTCGTAAGTCGGCCTCAGCCACCAAACGTACCAGATTTGGCATTCACGGCAAAGGATGGTTTGGAGGTAGCACCCCATGACGATGATCCCTTagtgatacaagtccaaattttgaactgtgaTGTAAAAAGAGTACTGATAGATTCGGGGAGTTCAGCGGAcattatgtactgggaagctttcaaggccatgcagTTAGCAGAGGAGCAATTGCAACCATACTCCGGAACCCTGGTTGGGTTCTCTGGCGAACAAGTGGACGTGATGGGTTACGCCTCCCTTCTTACCACGTTTGGAGAAGGCAGCAACGCCAAAACTATCAAG gaaggCCCGCCTTTAACACAttag
- the LOC123896558 gene encoding uncharacterized protein LOC123896558, which translates to MGCCISTPKDDQNTLKTQQNATQEPKCIAPPPQPKSPPLIVEEEFVKEILFETETPISKPQQVPILTQETKTQMQNMEITKDPIMNKPLEEPSEEVSIISETCSVGESYSTTTTTTTVPETREDEVTSKRRIREGSRNRNRNRNHSDGSRKRSYAGERSRIGGREQRRSKSPARVPEIPPEKKVVVGSRLDRRREFSDKVRRDSGEGIRRRSRSPSCQKTVGSSNTCRSELRQMDRAGRRFPPPGKCENEEVVVERNDGVLMEESIMNPHVSLECFIFL; encoded by the coding sequence ATGGGTTGTTGTATTAGCACACCAAAAGATGACCAAAATACCCTCAAAACCCAACAAAATGCCACCCAAGAACCAAAATGCATAGCTCCACCACCACAACCAAAATCACCACCACTAATTGTTGAAGAGGAGTTTGTGAAAGAGATTCTATTTGAAACAGAAACACCCATTTCTAAACCTCAACAAGTTCCAATTTTGACACAAGAAACAAAGACCCAAATGCAAAATATGGAAATTACAAAAGACCCCATCATGAACAAACCATTGGAGGAACCTTCAGAAGAAGTTTCTATCATTTCAGAAACATGCAGTGTAGGTGAAAGCtactccaccaccaccaccaccaccacagtGCCGGAAACAAGAGAAGACGAAGTTACAAGTAAGAGAAGAATCAGAGAGGGAAGTCGGAACCGGAATCGAAATCGGAATCATTCCGATGGATCAAGGAAGCGTTCTTATGCTGGTGAGAGGAGTAGAATTGGAGGGAGAGAGCAACGGCGGTCCAAATCTCCGGCGAGGGTACCGGAGATTCCACCGGAGAAGAAAGTGGTGGTGGGTTCACGGTTAGATCGCCGGAGGGAATTTTCCGATAAGGTCCGCCGTGACTCCGGCGAGGGTATCCGCCGGCGATCGAGGTCGCCGTCGTGTCAGAAAACGGTTGGTAGTAGTAATACTTGTCGGAGTGAGCTCCGGCAGATGGATAGAGCCGGCCGGAGGTTTCCGCCGCCGGGTAAGTGTGAGAATGAGGAGGTTGTTGTGGAGAGAAACGACGGCGTTTTAATGGAGGAGTCAATTATGAATCCGCATGTTTCTTTggagtgttttatttttctgtag
- the LOC123898940 gene encoding lipoyl synthase 2, mitochondrial has translation MYSRFRTVAGNLKCTTKHFYSSSTTSTTTTTAAPTEFPQNLAGLRARLATESPSLSDFISMKSESAYSVEVGTKKKPLPKPKWMKESIPGGEKYVQIKKKLRELKLHTVCEEAKCPNLGECWSGGETGTATATIMILGDTCTRGCRFCNVKTSRTPPPPDPDEPTNVAEAIASWGLDYVVITSVDRDDLPDQGSGHFTETVQKLKVLKPSMLIEALVPDFRGNAECVEKVSKSGLDVFAHNIETVEELQSAVRDHRANFKQSLDVLMMAKDFAPAGTLTKTSIMLGCGETPDQIVKTMEKVRAAGVDVMTFGQYMRPSKRHMPVSEYITPEAFEKYQTLGMEMGFRYVASGPMVRSSYKAGEYYIKSMIDSDRAASSQS, from the exons ATGTATTCGCGGTTTAGAACCGTCGCCGGAAACCTAAAATGCACCACCAAACACTTCTATTCATCttccaccaccagcaccacaaCAACCACCGCAGCTCCGACTGAATTCCCACAGAATCTTGCCGGACTTCGTGCTCGGCTGGCGACGGAGTCTCCGTCTCTGTCGGACTTCATTTCAATGAAATCGGAAAGCGCGTATTCTGTTGAGGTTGGGACGAAGAAGAAACCGCTTCCTAAACCGAAATGGATGAAGGAATCGATTCCTGGTGGTGAGAAGTATGTGCAGATTAAGAAAAAGCTCCGTGAATTGAAGCTTCATACGGTTTGTGAGGAGGCAAAGTGCCCTAATTTGGGAGAGTGTTGGTCTGGTGGTGAAACTGGTACTGCCACTGCTACTATCATGATTCTTGGTGATACTTGTACTCGAGGTTGCAG ATTTTGCAATGTTAAGACATCAAGGACTCCTCCACCACCTGACCCTGACGAGCCAACCAATGTGGCTGAGGCAATTGCATCGTGGGGTTTGGATTATGTGGTTATAACAAGTGTTGACCGTGATGATTTACCTGATCAGGGGAGTGGTCATTTTACTGAGACAGTGCAGAAGCTGAAGGTACTGAAGCCTAGCATGCTGATTGAAGCCTTGG TTCCCGATTTTCGAGGAAATGCTGAATGTGTAGAGAAGGTTTCCAAATCAGGACTAGATGTCTTTGCACATAATATCGAGACAGTTGAAGAGCTTCAGAGTGCTGTCCGGGATCACCGGGCTAATTTTAAGCAGTCTTTGGATGTTCTGATGATGGCCAAGGATTTTGCCCCTGCCGGAACCCTCACTAAGACTTCGATAATGTTAGGTTGTGGGGAAACACCTGACCAGATTGTGAAGACAATGGAAAAGGTGAGAGCAGCTGGTGTTGATGTGATGACATTTGGTCAGTATATGAGACCCTCAAAGCGCCATATGCCAGTATCAGAATATATTACGCCTGAGGCCTTTGAGAAGTATCAGACTCTTGGCATGGAAATG GGATTTCGATATGTGGCATCTGGGCCCATGGTAAGGTCATCATACAAGGCAGGTGAATACTATATTAAATCCATGATTGACTCAGATCGGGCTGCATCTTCTCAAAGCTGA